GCGCTGTTCGCCATGCTGATCTCGCTGCTGATCTCTCTGCCGGCCGGCATTCTCAGCGCGGTGCGGCGCAACACCTGGGTGGACCGCCTGCTGACGCTGCTGGCCCTGTCGGGCATCAGCCTGCCCAACTTCTTTCTGGGCATCTTGCTGATCTACCTGTTCAGCATCCGGCTGGCGTGGATTCCGGCCAGCGGCTACACCAGCCTGCTGGAGAATCCGGGCCGCAACCTGCTGCTGCTGCTGCTGCCCGCCATCACGCTGGGCGTCGGTTCGGCGGCGGTGTTGACGCGCTATCTGCGCTCCAGCCTCAGCGAGACGCTGAATCAGGATTACGTGCGCACAGCCCACGCCAAGGGGTTGCCCGGAGGACAGGTCATTTCCAAACACGCGCTGAGAAACGCCCTGATTCCCTTCCTGACCGCCTTCGGGCTGCAACTGGGCGGCCTGCTGGGGGGGGCCGTGATTACCGAGCAGATCTTCAGCATTCCCGGCTTCGGACGTCTGCTGGTGGACGCCGTGTTCACCCGCGATCTGCCCGTGATTCAGGGTGTGGTGCTGGTCTCGGCGGTGGCGGTCTTCCTGGTGAGTTTCCTGGTGGACCTGAGCTACGCGGCCGTCGACCCGCGCATTCGGTACAACTGATGGGGGCCAGCATATGACCACAACCCTTTCCAAGACGCCGGCCTCCGCCAGGCGGCGGCTGCCGGCCCCCCTGCGCCGCTTTCTGAGCAACCGGCTGGCGGTCATCGGCCTGTTCGTGCTGCTGGTGTTCGCCGTCTCGGCGCTGCTGGCACCCTGGGTGGCCCCGTTTGACCCGGCGCAGATCTTCTTCTCGGACCTGCGGGCAGCGCCCGGCGCCGCGCACATCTTCGGGGCCGACGAGCTGGGGCGCGACATCTTCTCGCGGGTGGTGTACGGGGCGAGGGTCTCGCTGAGCGCCGGCCTGATCTCAGTGACGCTGGCGCTGGTCTTCGGCGGCGGCATCGGCCTTGTTGCCGGCTACGTCGGCGGCTGGGTGGACGACGTGCTTATGCGGGTGGTGGACGCGCTGCTGGCGCTGCCGTTCCTGGTGCTGGCCATTGCGCTGGCGGCCATTCTCGGCCCCAGCCTGCAGAACACCATGATCGCCATCGCCATCGTGACCGCCCCGGCCTTTGCCCGCATCACGCGCGGCGAGGTGCTGTCACAGCGCGAGCGCGATTACGTCCAGGCCGCGCAGGCGCTGGGCGCGGGCGACGGCCGCCTGATCACCCGCCACCTGCTGCCCAACATCAGCGGCGCGCTGATCGTGCAGACCTCGCTGGCCATCGCCAACGCGATTCTGGCCGAGGCCAGCCTGTCGTTCCTGGGCCTGGGCATTCAGCCGCCCGCACCCAGCTGGGGCTCGATGCTCAATGCTGCCCGCGGCTACCTGACCGACGCGCCGTGGATGGCCGTGTTTCCCGGCTTCGCCATCTTCCTGGCCGTGCTGGCCTTCAACCTGATCGGCGACGGCCTGCGCGAGGCGCTGGATCCGCGCAGCCACAAATCCTGACCTTGCCCCCTCTCCCCTGACCACCGAGGTTCCT
The Deinococcus aerolatus DNA segment above includes these coding regions:
- a CDS encoding ABC transporter permease, yielding MAVFALRRLLSSIPTLLIVTVIVFAMVKLLPGDPARLILGQEATPQALEELRRSLGLDRSLLQQYLSWLGGAVRLDFGTSLTDNSSVSRLIAQKLPVTLELALFAMLISLLISLPAGILSAVRRNTWVDRLLTLLALSGISLPNFFLGILLIYLFSIRLAWIPASGYTSLLENPGRNLLLLLLPAITLGVGSAAVLTRYLRSSLSETLNQDYVRTAHAKGLPGGQVISKHALRNALIPFLTAFGLQLGGLLGGAVITEQIFSIPGFGRLLVDAVFTRDLPVIQGVVLVSAVAVFLVSFLVDLSYAAVDPRIRYN
- a CDS encoding ABC transporter permease; the encoded protein is MTTTLSKTPASARRRLPAPLRRFLSNRLAVIGLFVLLVFAVSALLAPWVAPFDPAQIFFSDLRAAPGAAHIFGADELGRDIFSRVVYGARVSLSAGLISVTLALVFGGGIGLVAGYVGGWVDDVLMRVVDALLALPFLVLAIALAAILGPSLQNTMIAIAIVTAPAFARITRGEVLSQRERDYVQAAQALGAGDGRLITRHLLPNISGALIVQTSLAIANAILAEASLSFLGLGIQPPAPSWGSMLNAARGYLTDAPWMAVFPGFAIFLAVLAFNLIGDGLREALDPRSHKS